From Aspergillus luchuensis IFO 4308 DNA, chromosome 2, nearly complete sequence:
GCGGAAGATGTATGGCCGGCAGGATCTTGATTTCCTGGAACGAGTCTTCCAGAAGTTGTTACTCAATTTTACATGGTGGGTCAACCGCAAGGACTCTGAGGGTAAAAATGTCTTTGAGGGTGGCTTCCTGGGCCTGGATAATATTGGGCTATTCAACAGATCGGAGCCTCTTCCTACCGGGGGTGTCCTAGAGCAGGCTGATAGTACAGGTTGGATGGCATTTTACTGCCTGTGCATGCTGAATATCGCCCTCGAACTCGCTAAGCACCGGCGGATCTACGAAGACAGTAAGCATACTATATTTTCCAAGACCTTCATCGGCTAACAAATGACGCACAGTTGCATCTAAATTTTTCGAGCATTTCATTTTGATCAGTGATGCCATGACATTCAAGTCCGGAGGGCAGGAGACGTCCCTTTGGAATGAGGACGATGGGTAAGCCGTGTCTATCTCTACTTATATATCTATCAATTGCTTACTTTGGGTAGATTTTACTACGACGCAATCTCCTATGGTGATCCTTGGACACAGCAGCTTCCCGTCCGGTCCCTCGTTGGCCTGATCCCTCTGTACGCTGTTCTCACCCTCGAGCCCGAGTTGATCAACAAGttcccctccttcaagaAGCGATTGGAATGGTTTGTTGAGAACCGGCAAGACGTGGCAGAGCGCAATATCGCCAGCATGAAGCACCGTGGCAAGGATGAGCGGCTCCTCCTGTCCCTCGTAAGCAAGAGCCGTCTGGAGCAGATCCTCAAAAGGATGCTGGATGAGACGGAGTTTCTTTCAGAGCACGGCATTCGATCCATGTCCAAGCACCATGAGGAACATCCTTACTCGATGGAGGTGAACGGCCAGATGTTCCGGGTCAGCTATGTTCCTGGTGAGTCTGACAGCGCTCTCTTTGGCGGTAACAGCAACTGGCGGGGACCGGTCTGGTTGTGTGTCAATTTCCTACTCGTCGAGTCTCTGCTACGATTCTACATGTTCTATGGCGATTCATTCAAGGTGGAGTGTCCCACAGGCTCCGGAGAGTATATGCATCTGGGACatgtggcggaggagatccAGCACCGGTTACAGCACTTGTTCGCGCGCAACGACGAAGGACGTCGTGCCGTCTACAATGGCTCCGACCTTCTCGACTTCGATGAGCACTGGAAAGACTACATGTGGTTCCATGAGTACTTCGACGGAGACACTGGTCGGGGTCTGGGAGCATCTCACCAGTGTGGATGGACCGGGTTGATTGCTAAGATCATCCACGATACGGGGTAAGCCATGCGACGCTAATCAATGTccctttattataaataactcTAACCAACTCAACAGAATCAACTGCCGAGTCCCACAAACCCCCCGCTCGCCATTCGCAGCAGCATCGCACTACTTTGACGACATCTTTTCGCGGACAGTGCGACCACGCGGGAGCCGTCGCCCCAGCGTGCGCCGCTCATCCACCAGTCGGTCAATCGGAAACCGCAGTGACTTTGAGTCTGCTTTCACAGGTCGTAGCACGCCTGGGCCAGAATCAgcgttggatgatgatgagaaactCGGCGAGTCAGGACTGGGATTTGGAGATGACGAACATGTGTCGCAGTACGTGGAGAGTCAGCTCGAGCGTGTTCGCAGTCGGGCGTCGATGGGAGCGTATGAGGACGAGTTTGAAGCACAGGCTGATCGAGTCCCGAATGGACACTGAGCGATACACTAGAGGAGGGAGACTTGCATaggggatgatgataaggTTCCATGTTAGTAATGGTTGTGGACACATAGGTTGTACTAGACGATGTagatgattatatattagttgAAACTTCACAACATTGTATGCTAGTCACCCAGTGTCTACTGCCATTATGACTGGGAGTCCCAGTTTTGAAAACATATTATCCAAGATACTAAAAAGTGATAAAtacaaatattattagtagcaGACCGTTAGTAACTGTCATGCAGTGGTATCGTTCCAACTCACTGGTCGTTCCAACTTGAACTCGCGATGAGTGAAACTCCCGAACTAGTACCTGATTCGCAGAGAAAACCCCAGATTGAATTGAACTAGTATCAGTGAGGAAAAGGATTCATCatctatactactactagtaaacAGTACGTATCGACGAAGATATTTATTCCCACCGTGCCACTAGTACTAGCATgaatctactactaagtTACTCTACCAGATCCTTAAGACAGCAGCACCCTTAACCAGATCACTATCTCTACCAGAATTCATTCCATTTCatttaaatatctatctAATCATAACAACAAATCTTTCTTCCCATATTCCTGATACAATAACCTCCCCCATCGCAGacgccaaccaaccacatcCAGTAAGTAAACTGATTAGCGCTGCGATAAATCCTGAAATGATAGGTTCATAGTGCATAAATCATATCTTTCTATCACATCATATCCAAAGCACTCATCTGTcccaccatccacctcatATTTCATGAACATATTTCATACATAACATAGTAACATTACGTATCCGTCCAATGCCAATTGCATATcaattgatgatgatcatcatctcaCAGAGACGATTTAAGATCAAGTCTAAGGCAGACGGGACTTGCCCGCCTCCCGGCTCTTAGCGAGAGCACCCATAAGACCGAACTGGCTGGCCAATCCGTTGATACGGTGCGTCGAGTTCAGGTTcttgaccaccaccatttGGTAGCAGGTTGCGGAGCCTTGGCGGGAGGCGATGACGGACCAGGCGAGGAAGAGTTCCCAGATCTAATTGTAGTTGAGAATTGGGGGTTAGATGTGTGTTGAGATTAAGAagtggagggggaagggtaTACGCACCCTGTACCATCTGGGACCGTACTTGGCCTTGATTGCCTCGATGTTGCCGACCCAGTTGCGGTACCATCTCCAAAGGGTGCCGGAGTAGTGGACGCCGACGGTGTCGATACTAATCACAGAGTTAATGTTAGTGTTTGTTTGGAGGACGGGGGTAGTAGGAATGGTGGCTTACCCCTTGACTTCGAAGCCAGCTCCTTCAAGGCACTTCACGTAGTACCAGAGGGGAGTGGAAGCGTCGGCACCACGGAAGATGTACTTGTTCAGATACAGACCCCAGATGAAATCCTCATACTGCCAAGCCTGTCTCAGACCCGAAAGCTGCACATACATGCATCCATCATCGTTAAGCATGTCATAGCATTGGCGGAAGAATCCAGTAAGCTTGCGAATACCGACGTGCTCGCCCATTTCCAGCTGAGTGATCTTGTCGTACTTCGTGCGGGGGATGTCACGGTAATCCATGCAGACAATGCGGCTCTGTTCCTCGGAGATGCCGGCCTTGCGGAGAGCATCGTTACCCCAGGCAGTCTGGTTCTCAGCAATGGTGAGACCGGTCACCTTTGCGCCGTAGTTAAGACTGGCGAACTTGGCAAGGGTACCCCAGCCGCAGCCAATGTCCAGCATGGTCTCGCCTTCCTTGAGGCCGATCTTCTCGCAAACAACGGCCATCTTGTTATCCTGCAGTTCCTCAAGGGTTTCTTCACGATCGGGGTCGGAGATGATTCCGGAGGTGTAGATCATGCGAGGGCCAAGGAACCAGGCGTAGTGGTCGTTACCCCGGTCGTAGTTGGGACGGATTTGTTCCTCATCCTGGGCCTTGGTGTGGAAGAGCAcatcgacgaagaaggtgCCGACGATGAACTTGAACAGATCCCAGGTGAAGGCGAAGCTGGCCCAGTCGTGGCGGTATTCCAGGATCTCGAGCACATCGCCATTGAAGTCAACCAGGCCGTCCAGGTACATTTCCGAAAAGGTCTGCATGGGGATCTTGTTGCGTCCGCTCCATTTCGCACGGTCTTCGTCGCGCTTGAAGGTAATGTAGTGCTCAACGGGGCGGCCGGGGAGCTTGACTTTCTCGTTGGTGCGGGGGCTGAAGGTCGAGGTGTAGGTCCAGAAGGCCACGAGGACAGGGAGAACGGTTACgagagtgaagaagatgaaggtttTCTTTCCACCACCGAGCAGGTAGGTCAGAAGCCCGGGGACTCCGATGATGGCGCCGCCCAACAGGAGGTTGGAGAAGCTCTCATTTCCAGGACCATCTGCTGGCAGGGGAGGATTGTTGATGCTTTTGGCCTTTGAGAAGAAGTCGTCAGCACGGTTTTGGACAGCTTGGCAATACGCCAGcaatggggatggaggaatTGACTGACATTGGTCAGGGCGATTCCACAGCTCTCGCCGGTTTCGAACTTGGGAGGAGCTTGGGCGGGAGTTTCGATCCATTGAATGTCGTCGGACAGCTCGACATCTTTAGATTTGGTCGTCATGGTCAATTGATACCCTGGTCACGGGTTATCTTGGTTGGGGGACTGGGGacgaggagaggaagaaaggacATCTGAAGGGAGGACACTTGTTTCATAAGTTAGGATGCCGCGTCGATCGTCCCGTGCCGTGTCCCCAGTTGCCCGCGGGCCCCGAACACAACCAAACTGAATCCCCCTTCAAAGCgcattttattattattattattattattattatttttcgtAGCTGCTGCATAGATTTACTCATTGGTCGGATATTTTGAATGTTAGTTAGATAGTACAGTagcttaaaatattattcagCTGTCAAACTACTAGTGAGAACCCGCACATTATTCTCCCAAAATGGGTGATATAAAACTCAATTCTGTCTATTCGACTCCAGAACTAGAGCTCATGCTAGCAAGATATATAGAGGATGAATGAGGTAGATCGATTCGGTAGGGGTACAGGGAGTTgatataaactaaatatgGAAGCTCAAGAGACGCCTAATGTGAACATGTGCATCCCTCTTGTGTTTTGGGTGGATTCTTTAGGTAATTTACAAAGCGTCGGTGAGGGCCTTGTTGAGCTTGGCAATCTTGGAGGAAACGCTGAGGTCGATGGTGCGGTCACCGATCTCAACAACCAGACCGCCGACGAGCTCGGGGTCGACCTGTTTTCAACATATGAGTATACATAGCGTAAATCGGGATATTATGGATAATGTACCTTGGTGACaaccttgagcttcttgccCTGGCTGAACTCGGACTTGGAAACGGCCTTCTCGAGACGGTTGACAGTCTTGGTGTCGAGCTCCTGTTTCCCAACAATCAGTATAAAGCCCCACAATATAAAAGCccgaaagaagagaataCCTGAGCACTGGTGATGTTCAGCTCAATCTCACCACGGTGAGCACCCATGAGGGTGGAGAACTTGTCGCAGATACCCTCGAGGAGACCGAGACGGTTGTTCTCAGCCAGAGTAGCGAGGAAGTTCTTGAGGATGTCGCCCTTGTCGGCACCGGCAACCTTCTGCAGCTCCTGGACGATCTGCTGCTTGTCGGCGACAGTGAGGGTAGgggcggagaggatggtggtcAGCTTGCGGTCGGCCTTGAGGGTCTGACCGAGGCTGGCGAGAGCCTTGGAGGTCTGGTCGAGGCTGGCGGACTTGGCAGAGGCAGTGAACTATACAGAGAAACGAAAACGATCGGTTAGCCAGGGAGCTTTCCTGAAGTTGTCCAGTTCTGTGATCAAGAGGTTGCTAGAACGTGGGAATCtctgtttttgttttcttaGGTCTCCCGTccgccttttccccctctttcgtgtttcttcctttcttccgtGCCATTGATTCAAGGGAACCTCAGAGCCACGACTAGCAACCAACGGGTAGGAACATGGTATCGCATACCAGAGCGGTGGCATAGGTGCCGTCAACACCGAACAGGGAGACAGGAGGCTTGACATCCTGGGCCGGGGTGGCATAGGTCCTCAGACCGTTGACGGCGGCAGTGCGAGGCACGGAGAACTGCTGGGCGGTGGCACGGAGGCCGGCACGGGCGACGCGAACGGAGAACATGGTGATCTGGAGACGGAGACctcgaggaggagaggaggagagattAGATGCGAGACGGACGGGGCGTCGGGGAGGGGATTGAGCGAGCAGCAACGGGCTGGTGGTTCGTCGTGCTTTGGGATGGACGGGCGACGTCCAACTTCTGCCGGCTAGCGGTCACGTGAGATCCCGCACACGCCGGGTTTTCGGCTATCCACTACTGCGAGTGACTTGATCCTTGAAGATCTTATCGTGATTGCGGTGCTATATATGGGAACAATTCTCCAGTCTTCATTCCTTTATTCGTTCTCAAAATGCAAAATACAGTCGCACACGCTATGTAACGCCAGACTGCCCTCTACGAGTGAAATGCGCCCTCCCGAATGCCAACACCCGAAACGCCATCCTCTCAACCTCTTATCTTCATGGTCGTCTAGCCATTCGACCGATCTGATCTCTAGTCACTGCGCAGCATGCTATCCACAAGATCTCCCAACGGACCCCAGAAATCCTTGCCGCTGGCCAGACGGTGCTCGTCAATGAAGAGCACGTAATGCTTGAAGCTGGTATTTAGATGAGGCTCCAGTCCAAGATGGACCACAACCGGGTAGTGGTGGCAGTAAATGTGCGCATACACGCGATACATCCGCTTAAAGATCTGGCGCACGAGGCTCGGGAACaccttggggaaggggacaCCTGTGAGGTAGAAAGCTGTATTAGCGCCTGCTCACTGCACTCGTAGTTTGCGTAGTCTGCTCTCAAGGCACTCTCTCAAGGTGTGACTTACCAAGCCTGCTGGGGAAAATCTGTTCGTTGTCGATACTGCTTTGTACCCAACTCATCAGATGTTCGATATATTCTGGGGCCGACATCTTCGTCGGTCGCTTGTAATTTTCCGAATCTTGCCAGAGATATTCGAATCTGGACATCCATCGTCAGCTCTGCATTGCCATGACCAGGTATCGGGGATAGCTCCATACTCATCAGTTGCCTTCATTTCCGGACATGATTGCGGAGAACAGAATTCTGTGATCGCGCCATAGAGCAAGTTGATTTGGTTGTAGAAGTCGACCACTGTTGCACGTTGGACCAAACCGTTAGCTTTGATGATACAGTTGCTGCAAGCCTCCAGAGTATATTTACCATTAACTGCAAGCCACTCGTTTAAATCCTCGCCTTCTGGAAGCTTCACGGCCTTCCGCAAGCTTCCACTTCCCAGGGTTGCTTCTGCGAACTGTCTCAGTTGATAGCTAGTGGTGCCCTTGGCTGCCGACCGCGGCTTGAAGGGAGCTCGGGTCCGAGCGTTGCTGGGAGGTGTCAGTCCAGCGGGATCATATTTCAGGGCGCGTACTGCCGGGGATAGATATGAGGGGGGCTCAGAGAAGGGACCAGGGAAAGTTTGGACGGTGCCATAGCAAACTGaaggggagatgatggacggagaggaggggagcgaAGgttggggagaagatgaggatggcgggGCAGGCTGTCCAACATCGGACGAAGCAGTAACAGAAAGGATGGGGACAGACATGGTTGTGATGAAGGATGCCATCTCCTTGcgaatttcttttctttccttttggtTCCTCCCTTCAGTCAAATACAAAGCCACGGGCGCTTTTCCGGTGTTCGTGGTCGAAACGAGGTGTTGTGTAGAGTTCCGTTGGAAGAATGCGCCTGCATGCCGATGCCAACCAAGTCAGCGCCTGTCAGTCACGTTTACGGGCTCAACAGTGAGAAAATCTGGGAAAAAGCGATTCTCCATGCCTTAATGTCTTACCTCTTTAGGGATATTTGAATAGTAGCACGCGCCGATGAGGGGGGAGCAATAGACCGGCCGGCGGAATGAGTGGAGGGACAAGAGGGTAGTAGGAGGCGAAAGTTGGAGAGTATCAGCGATGGAGCCGCTCTGACCAAGTACAGAGAGGCGCGACAACAACCTCAGGAAATGAAAACAAGGCACACGGAACACACACACGAATGCAAAGGAGGGGCGATGAAGGGCGATCTATATCGATCGCATTTCCGGCCTGCCTTCTCCACGATCCCACAAGCGGAACCTCCCCCAAGGACCGGATCCATGGGTGCTGCAGCGTCCAGGGTGGCAATCGCCCCGTCCGTTGCCCCGGCGACATCAGCCAGCCGCAAGGAAACCGGCCCTTTATTACATCGTCAAGGTTGTAGTGGATATTGAGGTTCTTCAATTTTATTACGTAGGTAGGCTGCCACTTGATGGCACAAATTGTTGGAAttgtgaaaaaaaaaaaaaaaaaatatattagatggTACCTAGGAGTCTTCAAGTCTGCTGTGGCCGTCGTATTCGCCGTCATAGCAAAACAAAACCCTCCGCCGGGTCGGTGAACTATTCAGAAGACGACTGACTGATGGAACAAATAGATTTGGCTTGTTAATGAATGCGCCAAGCTATCCCAGACATGAGTCATATAGAGTATCCTTCATTCTCCTCGGGCAATCGCTCCCGGACTGTCTCTCCGTAAATCGTGATAGGGATGGCAATTTCGAACGATTCGCAGCCCAAGTTCTCTAACGCGGACATGATGCGCCCGCGATCGTCTTCCGATACGGTTTCGAGCAGCCGCGCTCCCGAAGGAGCTGAACCATCGTGGATACTGCTAGTGACAAACTCGAACCGTAATTCCCACTCATGATTAACCCCCGTGGTTATGACGGTCGGCGTCGCCGATACCGGAACCGCCGGACTGAAAACAACGCGCGTTGCATACAGGGTATTTTCGAAATAGGAGGCATGGATCTTTCGAGTCGCACGGCGGATGCTGGCGTTTGATCGCACGGCTAGATGTCCTGCAACTCTCTCTGAACTTTCTAACGTCGCCCGCAGGGCGTAGCAGGGAAGTGCCGCGTCTGCAAAGTTGAcggtggcgatgatggttTCGCCTAGCCTGTGCGCCGGACGGTTGAGTACCACGACAGCAATTCGGCGCCCGTCTCGGGCAATCTCAAACCGGTTAGGACTGCGCGAGGAACCAAGCGCCTGGTTGCTTCGCAGAATGGCAAGATCAATAGCGTCCTTGCAAGTGAGGTGCCCCGTAGATGTGTCTCGACTTGCGCGCTTCTCGGGCGTTGCTTCGGGCGGTTGCAGCGAATTCTGGCGTGCACTCTGCTCCAGGATGTCATCCACATACGACAAGAAGTCTGGGGCTGACGTCCACGTCGGCCCACTGATGCTTTTGGGCTTGGCTGCCGGCGGCGGGGTAGGGCCAACCTTCTGCACTCGCGCCTCGTCGCGAAGGAGTACATACGGGCTCATCAGGTCGTGACCCATTATCTCGCCATGGCCTATTGAAGAGATTAGTGACAGTTCGCTACCAAAGGAACCACGACAAGCTCACCATTGACGCCGCTGAACACACGGAAGGGTATGCTGATACGGTTGACCCGTTGGGGTTCATGATGGCCACTCGGCCGCTGTGTACCAATGACGAGGTTGTAAGAGATCTTGATAGCTTTCCCCTTatggctggctggaagaCCCGATGGCAGGGTAAACGCAAAGGAGTAAGACTGCTCTTCTCCCGGTGCCAGTCGTAGGTCCACGAAGAGAAGGGACTGGGTAGTAGACAGCAATGGTATGGACTTCGAAGACGAAACTCCTCGCATATCTCGTAGGCCATCCAAATCATTATTGGAGAGTAAACCGCTCAGAGACTCTTCGATTGCATTCCATTTGAAGGCGCCCCAGAAACCGCCGCCTTTGCGATTCTTATCGCTGTTCATAGCCGGTTTCCCGCTGTTCATACCCGGCGCAGACCCTGCACCACCGACAACACCTTTTCGCTTTACTTCCTCGAAATGTGACTGATGAATCAGTGAACCGTCAACAGTGAAAGATGCACTGATCTGGGCATAGCCCATGAGTAGAGTCTGGCTCTTGGGCATTACTCCCGGAGACTCAATACTCGACATGTGTCGCGCGTGACGAGGGATATTCTGGCGCGGCATCGCCATTGAGTAGTTGGTGTACTCGGATTGCAGAGTTTCTGAAGAATTGTCGCTGACAGAGTTATACTCGTTGCTGCTTCTATGACTACCGGTGAGGCT
This genomic window contains:
- the ATP5 gene encoding F1F0 ATP synthase subunit 5 (BUSCO:EOG09264KDO;~COG:C;~EggNog:ENOG410PNEN;~InterPro:IPR000711,IPR026015,IPR020781;~PFAM:PF00213;~go_component: GO:0016020 - membrane [Evidence IEA];~go_function: GO:0046933 - proton-transporting ATP synthase activity, rotational mechanism [Evidence IEA];~go_process: GO:0015986 - ATP synthesis coupled proton transport [Evidence IEA]), producing MFSVRVARAGLRATAQQFSVPRTAAVNGLRTYATPAQDVKPPVSLFGVDGTYATALFTASAKSASLDQTSKALASLGQTLKADRKLTTILSAPTLTVADKQQIVQELQKVAGADKGDILKNFLATLAENNRLGLLEGICDKFSTLMGAHRGEIELNITSAQELDTKTVNRLEKAVSKSEFSQGKKLKVVTKVDPELVGGLVVEIGDRTIDLSVSSKIAKLNKALTDAL
- a CDS encoding putative intracellular protein transport protein (Sat1) (COG:U;~EggNog:ENOG410PGWE;~InterPro:IPR014848,IPR014752;~PFAM:PF08737); translated protein: MPSDIQVFVKWKDQTIFAGEDVECIITFKNVAETNGEPRNGGQSSHQRHPSRATSSHSESLFSLRSPQKFFFSPHRRSYSSVSKKSPSHRPSSSVSSPLIGSHSFPPPSTPRSGPPAGGKHKRSVSILSIDSETTGEPTPRTSSQFSRSRPVRGHGRAASLQVLPRRNEFYEESFAKGRNTYRGFPPPESPVTSSPGNPRIDIDDVGGPTSQPSFETPRTPARRPQLPPIEFKFPPSPGTDTQSRPTLSPLATPFEEGPGQTKPNGRESATLAAPGHLPQLTRIMSTSSLTGSHRSSNEYNSVSDNSSETLQSEYTNYSMAMPRQNIPRHARHMSSIESPGVMPKSQTLLMGYAQISASFTVDGSLIHQSHFEEVKRKGVVGGAGSAPGMNSGKPAMNSDKNRKGGGFWGAFKWNAIEESLSGLLSNNDLDGLRDMRGVSSSKSIPLLSTTQSLLFVDLRLAPGEEQSYSFAFTLPSGLPASHKGKAIKISYNLVIGTQRPSGHHEPQRVNRISIPFRVFSGVNGHGEIMGHDLMSPYVLLRDEARVQKVGPTPPPAAKPKSISGPTWTSAPDFLSYVDDILEQSARQNSLQPPEATPEKRASRDTSTGHLTCKDAIDLAILRSNQALGSSRSPNRFEIARDGRRIAVVVLNRPAHRLGETIIATVNFADAALPCYALRATLESSERVAGHLAVRSNASIRRATRKIHASYFENTLYATRVVFSPAVPVSATPTVITTGVNHEWELRFEFVTSSIHDGSAPSGARLLETVSEDDRGRIMSALENLGCESFEIAIPITIYGETVRERLPEENEGYSI
- the MOB1 gene encoding Mob1/phocein family protein (COG:D;~EggNog:ENOG410PK5C;~InterPro:IPR005301,IPR036703;~PFAM:PF03637;~SECRETED:SignalP(1-17)), with the protein product MASFITTMSVPILSVTASSDVGQPAPPSSSSPQPSLPSSPSIISPSVCYGTVQTFPGPFSEPPSYLSPAVRALKYDPAGLTPPSNARTRAPFKPRSAAKGTTSYQLRQFAEATLGSGSLRKAVKLPEGEDLNEWLAVNVVDFYNQINLLYGAITEFCSPQSCPEMKATDEFEYLWQDSENYKRPTKMSAPEYIEHLMSWVQSSIDNEQIFPSRLGVPFPKVFPSLVRQIFKRMYRVYAHIYCHHYPVVVHLGLEPHLNTSFKHYVLFIDEHRLASGKDFWGPLGDLVDSMLRSD
- a CDS encoding uncharacterized protein (COG:G;~EggNog:ENOG410PGNA;~InterPro:IPR008928,IPR031335,IPR004888;~go_function: GO:0004573 - mannosyl-oligosaccharide glucosidase activity [Evidence IEA];~go_process: GO:0005975 - carbohydrate metabolic process [Evidence IEA];~go_process: GO:0009311 - oligosaccharide metabolic process [Evidence IEA]); the protein is MVLIDKHEYVSQEERRLREDREHSRYWKRWGPYVAERQWATVREDYSENGDAWSYFSHDHARSRTFRWGEDGIAGVSDTHNLQNIAFAFWNEKDDFLKERLFGLSNPQGNHGESIKEAHFHVDNTPTHSYMKYLYKYPQKKFPYKELVEENGKRSRQDREYQILDTGIFDDNRYWDIFIETAKEEDDEEELLFRIIAYNRGPEPAPLHIIPHVWFRNTWSWGYEDQKEKPSVEKVHPMIAKTSHHKLGERYVQFAPSPPVGDGQDDVFPQMMFTENETNNELLWNTKNSQPYVKDAFHRLIVNGEKDTVNPANKGTKFGAWYAFNEGEGIPPGECAVVRFKFSRKRGTFLDEEVLDNVIDERRAEADDFYYHISPLPMSDDLRNIQRQAFSGMLWNKQFYHFVWDQWSNGDPGLIPPPPGRKHVRNQQWKHLYMDDILSMPDSWEYPFFCAWDTAFHCIPLAMIDPDFAKKQLDLLTREWYMHPNGQLSAYEWNFGDVNPPVHAWATFRTFKIERKMYGRQDLDFLERVFQKLLLNFTWWVNRKDSEGKNVFEGGFLGLDNIGLFNRSEPLPTGGVLEQADSTGWMAFYCLCMLNIALELAKHRRIYEDIASKFFEHFILISDAMTFKSGGQETSLWNEDDGFYYDAISYGDPWTQQLPVRSLVGLIPLYAVLTLEPELINKFPSFKKRLEWFVENRQDVAERNIASMKHRGKDERLLLSLVSKSRLEQILKRMLDETEFLSEHGIRSMSKHHEEHPYSMEVNGQMFRVSYVPGESDSALFGGNSNWRGPVWLCVNFLLVESLLRFYMFYGDSFKVECPTGSGEYMHLGHVAEEIQHRLQHLFARNDEGRRAVYNGSDLLDFDEHWKDYMWFHEYFDGDTGRGLGASHQCGWTGLIAKIIHDTGINCRVPQTPRSPFAAASHYFDDIFSRTVRPRGSRRPSVRRSSTSRSIGNRSDFESAFTGRSTPGPESALDDDEKLGESGLGFGDDEHVSQYVESQLERVRSRASMGAYEDEFEAQADRVPNGH
- the MT1 gene encoding sphingolipid C9-methyltransferase 1 (COG:M;~EggNog:ENOG410PFZI;~InterPro:IPR029063;~PFAM:PF02353,PF08241,PF13649,PF13489;~TransMembrane:2 (o58-78i85-103o)), with the protein product MTTKSKDVELSDDIQWIETPAQAPPKFETGESCGIALTNAKSINNPPLPADGPGNESFSNLLLGGAIIGVPGLLTYLLGGGKKTFIFFTLVTVLPVLVAFWTYTSTFSPRTNEKVKLPGRPVEHYITFKRDEDRAKWSGRNKIPMQTFSEMYLDGLVDFNGDVLEILEYRHDWASFAFTWDLFKFIVGTFFVDVLFHTKAQDEEQIRPNYDRGNDHYAWFLGPRMIYTSGIISDPDREETLEELQDNKMAVVCEKIGLKEGETMLDIGCGWGTLAKFASLNYGAKVTGLTIAENQTAWGNDALRKAGISEEQSRIVCMDYRDIPRTKYDKITQLEMGEHVGIRKLTGFFRQCYDMLNDDGCMYVQLSGLRQAWQYEDFIWGLYLNKYIFRGADASTPLWYYVKCLEGAGFEVKGIDTVGVHYSGTLWRWYRNWVGNIEAIKAKYGPRWYRIWELFLAWSVIASRQGSATCYQMVVVKNLNSTHRINGLASQFGLMGALAKSREAGKSRLP